Sequence from the Segatella copri genome:
TATCACAAGAATGATTTTTCTAGAATTTGATATATTGTCTTCTTCATCGATATATTCCACATTTTCTTCCTTCTTTGGAGCAACTATCGTCTGTTCATGAGTATCAAGAAGATTGCCAGAAAGCTTTTGAGGCAACACTTGTGTTTCCTCCTGATCAGACAATACTTCTGAGGCGATAGTAGGCATCGTACAATACATCAACTTCAAAAATTCAGATACAGTCTGCACTCTATCCTTCTTTCGAGGATTCATACCTTGCTCTATAGCGTGCCAAACAGTATCTGAAATACCAATAGACTTATCTCCTATTCCTTCATTCAAGACAATACTAGCTTCAGGAGGATTCTTACCAGTAAGCAAATAGAACAAAGTTGCAGCAAGACCATAAACATCTGTTGCAGGAGAGAAATCCTGCAAACTCTGTTGATATTGTTCCAAAGGAGCATAGCCAGCACTAATTCCTACGGGAGTAGAACTAGTCTGATGCCCTTCTTCTGTATAGCCTTTTGAGATTCCAAAATCGATAAGCATAGCACCACCTTTGTCATCAAGGAGTATGTTGCTTGGCTTTACATCATAATGACAAATATGCTTTTGGTTCATATACTCCAATGCCGAACCTATCTGTTGGATATACTTAATGGCTATTGCCTCATCCAAAGCACCATGCTGCTTCACATAATCAGCCAATGAGCCACCACTCAAATATTGCATTACATAATAAACCGTATCATTTTCCTCAAACACATCTACTACTTTAACAATATGAGGATGATCCATCTGTGCAAGGTTCTTTGCTTCTTTAACAAACTTCTTGCGATATAACTCTACCAAGGCACGACTTCCTTGGGAAGGAACGGTTATCTTCCCCGTCCCTTCCTCTCGCTCACAAGTGTCCTTCATAAAGAACTCCTTGATTGCCACAGGTACATCGACCTCCATATTACCCAAAGAACCAAAGACGGTTTCTTTCATTATTGCCTTATAGGTAATACCGAAACCACCTTGTCCTATGATCTTTTCTATTTTATACTTTTTGTTTTGAAGATATTCTATCATAATTATCTATTCATAATATTCAACGACTCTCGTTTTCTATACATCCTAAAATCCGCAACTATCATCCAATACACGATTAAGGGTAGATTTATGAGTCGTTAGTAGCAGCTTTCAGTAAAAAGCAACAGCACAACATCAATATGTAGCCACCATCCCCTTACCCCACGATGCGACTTGAGGTAATACGCAGATTCAAACCGGAAAGAAAGGATTCTTATCCGAATTCTGTTTTGAAGGGTTTTGCATAAGCTCGGTTCTCTGTGTAGATATTCAGCACGTATTGCCTTGCAGTCATGATCCACTTGGCAGGTACGGAGATGAATCTGAAGACAAAAGCCTTTATGCGACTCGTTTTCTTGAGCCCAAAAGCCTTGGTGTCAAGCCTGCTCATGATGGTCTTGTAGAAATTGTGTATCAATGCAGTAAGCAGAAGAAAGACAGTATTCTCCGCCATGAATGACTTGGGGAGCCTGCTCCAACCGAATCCGTTGTTCATGTCGTCAAAGATACGTTCCTTGCCGCCACGCAGATTGTAGAATTCAACAATGTCCCTTGTCGATGACTTGTAATCGTTGGTCAGAATACAACGGTAAGTGTATTCGCCTTCCCACAGGTCAAGGTCGCCACTGTTGCGTCTTTGTCTCTGGATGACAAGACGATAGCACTTGCCTTCCCATTTCTCAACGAGAATGGAATTGAGTTCGAACTGGATGCCGTTAATCTCCTCCGTCTTCCATCCTCTCAGAGCAAAGATGTCATTGTAGAGCGAACTGCATCGGTTGGCACGGATGTAGAAATGTTTGCAATGCTTCTCTATCTCACTGACGATTTCCTTCGAGCAGGAACCGCAGTCTGCCCTGAAGCGATTTACACGGATGTTCTGGGATTCCAGAAGAGCGAAGAATCTCTTATGGGTGTCTGCCTGATGAAAACGCACATTCGTGTTACCATCGCTGTTCTCGATATAGACTATCTTGTCACCGATAACATATACGCCAGGCCTGTAGCCGAGGAACTTTTTGTAGGTCGGTTTTGCATCATACTTCTCCGTTTCAAGGAACTGATGGTCAAAGTCAACATCGTATTCCTCAATTTCCTTCAACTCGCCTGTAGAAACCAAAGCGTTTATAAGCAATGTGTTGAGTTTGTCTGCAGTATTGAAATCATAGGTCTTGCCTTGGTCGGAAGTATAGGAGATGTTTTCCTGTGTCAGTTCCTTGATGGCTCTGAGGATGGTATCAGAGCTGCATGTACGAAGGGTAGGATGATACGAGAGATGGCGCATCAGTTGTGACGTTACATCTTCCACGCATGAGCCGCCACAGAAATAAACGCTCATCAGCGAACGGACTATCTCGCTGAACTGATATCCGAAGATACTGCTGCATCTCTGACCCAGTGTTGAGTCGATAACGGGTGAAAGCATGGAGTCAAATTTCTCCATGATTGAAAAAATTCCTCCAAAAGGTGTGAGTTTCTCAGATTTAATTTGTATTTTTGCCATGTCATATTAGAGTTTTGCTTGTTTTCTTTTTGCAACACTAAGATAAGTGAAAATTCTGACATGGCAAAATCCTGGGCAACTTTTTGTTGCTCAGGAACTTATAAATAAAGTTAAATTATAGTGTTGCGGAATTAAGGTACATATCCTGTTCAAAAACATTTTTTACAAGATACCATATGATTATAAAAATCACATCCAGTACAAACTGAAACAATTTTGCCCGAACCATTACATTTTCCACAATATGCATGAGAACATACAGCCCCCACACTCTAAACAGGCGTTTCCAAATGTTCCAACAGTTCCTCGTCCAAAACAAGAACGACATTGTATTTGATGATTACACCACTTCCTTTACAAACGGGACATCTATCCTCTATTACAACTGTACCATTACAGAAAGCACATTTTATACACCCAGAACCACCACATACGAAACACTTTTCTTGGTATTTCCCCAGTTCTTTCTTTTTTACAGGAGACACATAATTTTTCATATCAAAACTTTCTTTTGTTTCTGTTTCCCCCATGCAAGTCTATCGCCAGCAACTTCTAGTGTTTTTGCGCCCAATTTACATTTAGACCATTTTACAGTCAAGCCCAAATCTACATATCCTTCTTCTCAAATATTCGAATTACCTAATGCCAATCTAAAGCCAACAAGACAATTTGTACCTAAATGTTTCTTTGAAGTTACCAAACTCTCAGATGCTTCATCCAAGCAACAACCTCCTCGAACACTCCACCTCTTATCATTTATATCAATACAAGCATTGTCACACAACTCATCAACATTACCGGTCATATCATATAACCCTAGTTCGTTCGGGCGTTTTTGTCCAACATCTTCAAGATTCGTTTTTTTTCCATTATAGAAATTTGCTACTCCAAGAATATCATTACCTCCTGAGTATTTATATCCATGCCCACAAATGCCACCTTTTGCAGCTACTTCCCATTCTAAGTCTGTAGGCAATCTATATTGTTTTCCTGTTTTTTCATTTAGACGTTCCAAGAACTCTAACACCTGCTTTCTAGACACTATCTTCGGATGATGTTTTTTGCCCATTGCAGCCTCGTTTTTTATTCTAAGCTTATTGTTATAAGCTTCCGCACCACCTATCTGAGCAAATATCAATCTATAGACTGGTCTTTCGTCCATCACTGCATCATATTCCTCATTGGTAATTTCGTATTTTCCAATGTAAAAATCCGAGAAGGTTACTCCGTCAACTGTTCCACCTTTAACCTTTATCATATTATCTACAAGTTCATTGATTACGATATGCTGATGCACTTTCACATAACCCACTTTTATCAAAGATAGAAGCATAGAAATCGTCAACAAGCTCATAAAAATTGTCCTTGCCCATTTCCCTTTTCCTTTACCAGCAATAGCATTTGTTGTAGACGATGCAATTGGTGCCTCAAATTCATTTACAAAAGTTTTTTTTGAAACAATTGTTGTTTCACCAACGGAAATAGAGCCTATAAAATCAGATATATTTTGAAACCTATCATTTTTACGAGGACACATTCCACGTTCTACGCTTCGCCATAGTTTTGCAGAAATACCATCAGATTTTCGGCCAATTCCATCATTCAAAACGATACTAGCCTCCGCGGGTACTTTACCCGTCACCAAGAAATACAATGTAGCAGCAAGTCCATAAACATCTGTAGCAGGAGAGAAATCCTGCAAATTTTGTTGGTACTGTTCCAAAGGTGCATAGCCAGCACTAATTCCTACGGGAGTAGAACTAGTCTGATGCCCTTCTTCTGTATAGCCTTTTGAGATTCCAAAGTCAATTAGTATAGCACCACCTTTGTCATCAAGCAGGATGTTGCTTGGCTTTACATCATAATGACAAATATGCTTTTGGTGCATATACTCCAATGCCGAACCTATCTGTTGGATATACTTAATGGCTATAGCCTCGTCCAATGCACCATGCAGCTTCACATAATCAGACAACGAGCCACCACTCAAATATTGCATCACATAATAGACCGTATCATTTTCCTCAAACACATCTACAACTTTAACGATATGAGGATGATTCATCTGTGCAAGGTTCTTTGCTTCCTTAACAAACTTCTTGCGATATAACTCTACCAAGGCACGACTTCCCTGAGAAGGAACGGTTATCTTCCCCGTCCCTTCCTCACGCTCACAAGTGTCCTTCATAAAGAACTCCTTGATTGCCACAGGTACATCGACCTCCATTTTACCCAAAGACCCCGAGATGGTTTCTTTCATTATTGCCTTATAGGTAATACCGAAACCACCTTGACCAAGGATCTTTTCTAGTCTGTATTTGCCATAGCAGAGAACGGCATTATTATTTAGTTGAACCATAATTTCTCCATAATAATTTTATACAATCAATGATAGAGTACTACTATTTGACTGTTCGCAGACATAATTTATATCCAGAAAAGGTACTATTGGTATCTAATTCCAAATCATTCAGAGTAATCTTTGCTGAATTTCTGCCACAACCATCTGAGTCTTTAAGCCAAAACAAAGCCTCTCCCGTTTGCGAACAATAAGAAAATTCCTCATAAAGTCCTGTTAATTCGAAAGTAATTTT
This genomic interval carries:
- a CDS encoding IS1380-like element IS612 family transposase; translated protein: MAKIQIKSEKLTPFGGIFSIMEKFDSMLSPVIDSTLGQRCSSIFGYQFSEIVRSLMSVYFCGGSCVEDVTSQLMRHLSYHPTLRTCSSDTILRAIKELTQENISYTSDQGKTYDFNTADKLNTLLINALVSTGELKEIEEYDVDFDHQFLETEKYDAKPTYKKFLGYRPGVYVIGDKIVYIENSDGNTNVRFHQADTHKRFFALLESQNIRVNRFRADCGSCSKEIVSEIEKHCKHFYIRANRCSSLYNDIFALRGWKTEEINGIQFELNSILVEKWEGKCYRLVIQRQRRNSGDLDLWEGEYTYRCILTNDYKSSTRDIVEFYNLRGGKERIFDDMNNGFGWSRLPKSFMAENTVFLLLTALIHNFYKTIMSRLDTKAFGLKKTSRIKAFVFRFISVPAKWIMTARQYVLNIYTENRAYAKPFKTEFG
- a CDS encoding bifunctional serine/threonine-protein kinase/formylglycine-generating enzyme family protein; translation: MVQLNNNAVLCYGKYRLEKILGQGGFGITYKAIMKETISGSLGKMEVDVPVAIKEFFMKDTCEREEGTGKITVPSQGSRALVELYRKKFVKEAKNLAQMNHPHIVKVVDVFEENDTVYYVMQYLSGGSLSDYVKLHGALDEAIAIKYIQQIGSALEYMHQKHICHYDVKPSNILLDDKGGAILIDFGISKGYTEEGHQTSSTPVGISAGYAPLEQYQQNLQDFSPATDVYGLAATLYFLVTGKVPAEASIVLNDGIGRKSDGISAKLWRSVERGMCPRKNDRFQNISDFIGSISVGETTIVSKKTFVNEFEAPIASSTTNAIAGKGKGKWARTIFMSLLTISMLLSLIKVGYVKVHQHIVINELVDNMIKVKGGTVDGVTFSDFYIGKYEITNEEYDAVMDERPVYRLIFAQIGGAEAYNNKLRIKNEAAMGKKHHPKIVSRKQVLEFLERLNEKTGKQYRLPTDLEWEVAAKGGICGHGYKYSGGNDILGVANFYNGKKTNLEDVGQKRPNELGLYDMTGNVDELCDNACIDINDKRWSVRGGCCLDEASESLVTSKKHLGTNCLVGFRLALGNSNI